From a region of the Polynucleobacter corsicus genome:
- a CDS encoding type II toxin-antitoxin system HipA family toxin — MANTTKDLFVFANLDGEFVPAGQLQVDEEGSRLIASSFAYGLRYLDRGNAQEIDPVALSLKNKSEIKGKRLVPPNGLEAFGGIRDAAPDSWGRRVIEARLKVPANSLPESTYLLEAGSDRIGALDVRASLDQEERPAHESIHNLSYVLEGAQKIEAGLPVSEALSRILIVGSGLGGMRPKASVRDDDNILWMAKFPGNTDGVLDVPSIEYATLKLAELAGLNVAQTQLEQVGKKKVLMVKRFDRSWTASARSVEIRHHVISALTLVACHESESNTKSYMDIADAIRRYCLVQTVKSDVEELYARMIFNLFVSNDDDHLRNHAFLWNQELKGWSLSPLYDVMPHAVIASERYQHLGIGPQGKLATLDNAYGAKERFGLSVQQASSIIDRVWRVTRQWKTHFESLGIPADQIEGISRAFRHIDDICSPELIKTLAKG, encoded by the coding sequence ATGGCAAACACAACTAAGGACCTGTTTGTCTTTGCCAATCTTGATGGTGAATTTGTACCAGCAGGACAACTACAAGTAGATGAGGAAGGCTCAAGACTTATTGCCTCTTCATTTGCTTATGGCCTGCGCTACCTAGATAGGGGCAATGCACAGGAAATTGATCCTGTCGCCCTTAGCCTTAAGAATAAAAGCGAGATCAAAGGCAAGCGCCTCGTTCCACCAAATGGTCTAGAAGCTTTTGGCGGAATTCGTGATGCTGCTCCTGATTCTTGGGGAAGAAGAGTGATTGAAGCTAGGCTGAAGGTTCCAGCTAATAGCCTGCCAGAATCAACCTACCTACTTGAAGCTGGCAGTGATCGCATTGGGGCGTTAGATGTTCGAGCCTCCTTAGATCAAGAGGAGCGCCCTGCTCATGAAAGTATTCACAATCTGTCATACGTACTCGAGGGTGCGCAGAAGATTGAGGCTGGCTTACCAGTATCAGAAGCGTTATCGAGAATTTTGATTGTGGGTAGCGGCCTAGGGGGTATGCGCCCAAAGGCAAGCGTACGTGATGATGACAATATTTTATGGATGGCCAAGTTCCCAGGCAACACTGATGGAGTCTTAGATGTACCAAGCATTGAATACGCCACCCTCAAACTTGCAGAATTAGCTGGCCTCAATGTAGCGCAAACTCAATTAGAGCAAGTTGGCAAGAAAAAGGTGTTAATGGTCAAACGTTTTGATCGCTCTTGGACCGCTTCAGCTCGCTCAGTAGAGATTCGTCATCATGTGATTAGCGCCCTCACACTCGTTGCTTGCCACGAATCAGAGTCCAATACAAAAAGCTATATGGATATTGCAGATGCTATACGCAGATATTGCCTGGTTCAAACAGTCAAATCAGATGTAGAAGAACTATATGCACGCATGATCTTTAACCTTTTTGTTAGTAACGATGATGATCATCTACGCAATCATGCCTTCTTATGGAACCAGGAGCTTAAAGGCTGGAGCCTAAGCCCACTCTATGATGTGATGCCACATGCAGTCATCGCAAGTGAACGCTATCAACATCTAGGCATTGGACCTCAAGGCAAGCTAGCAACCCTAGATAATGCCTATGGGGCTAAAGAGCGCTTTGGTTTATCTGTGCAGCAAGCAAGCTCCATTATCGATCGTGTATGGCGAGTAACTAGGCAGTGGAAAACACACTTCGAAAGCCTTGGAATTCCTGCAGATCAAATTGAAGGAATCTCCCGGGCCTTTAGACACATTGATGATATTTGTAGTCCTGAATTAATCAAGACTCTAGCTAAAGGCTAA
- a CDS encoding helix-turn-helix domain-containing protein, with the protein MRVDQQLSLASKQLGQSAEIAQCLVSLRLARHIRQGEAAVRAGLSRATAQRIEKGDPGVAIGALLRYLDAIAPGMTLLQLLSGNDPAIAALERRSRPQRVRDLSTAEMKALDF; encoded by the coding sequence ATGCGCGTAGATCAACAGCTATCTCTAGCATCAAAGCAACTTGGCCAATCCGCTGAAATAGCGCAATGCCTAGTTTCGTTGCGCCTTGCCCGTCATATTCGCCAAGGTGAGGCTGCGGTTCGCGCGGGCTTGTCTCGTGCAACTGCCCAACGCATTGAAAAGGGTGATCCTGGCGTTGCCATTGGCGCACTGCTACGTTACTTAGATGCAATCGCTCCAGGCATGACCTTATTGCAACTGTTAAGCGGCAATGATCCTGCGATCGCTGCCTTGGAGCGTCGCTCGCGCCCTCAACGCGTCCGTGACTTAAGTACGGCTGAAATGAAAGCGCTTGATTTCTGA
- a CDS encoding beta strand repeat-containing protein has product MTGSINKPFGINIGTANKTINALTNSGSISVTNTSTQSTADTSAIYAVGIYQIQASTLKTLINTAAGQISAVGTNIATGNAYGISNFGTIGLNTCGGANDDVSCNAVGLLKNSGAITVSNNGFGTSRGINNGSNGSGIATIYRIDNIGTISAYGNSHTIADGAPYGPYDAIGIYNHGTGSYVNGNLIGAINNSGSITSDRYGIQNNNAGSIHFINNTGLISITSTANIDAVTAGNTNVAAGILNVGSTIGSLVNSGSIGVDGDNRNGIINASNNLQGGAATITVITNTGTIAGSSSGGYSIVNTGSIGTLNNSQGAGNVSGALTYYGTLPANYNNIISSPTSFGRLAVTSATGTTTFGIYSGSTVRNGTYASVLTGITSSNLMSTTGTYGSASWVLSNSSGSIWDLIISGIYTGPSVANTNQSLVNAASTLQGTYTLQNSVLANSFSYDCNVFGANDVCVSGGGRNTAVSAANGLNNTSALLIAAYRAMANVRVGGYADQNLSVNNAGAGINLGNNTPLLGLFAAWNEKQDGTGTEVKASLAYGQKNTTMTRGVVGSGATASEAGSGSSQINSQGAQVTAKYGFGITDQVVVSPYVGIRYTQNNMGGYTEGASSTVTAPLSYSALNTNATTALAGVGAQYKGIPQTTLFASAGVETDTNTSNGSYNATNASIGAIAPVNFNPNPVKTRPTAMLGAGYDVEKNQRFGVTGIYRQESYQATASTTVMATYTVGL; this is encoded by the coding sequence TTGACAGGGTCAATCAATAAACCTTTTGGAATAAATATTGGGACTGCCAATAAAACTATTAATGCCTTAACAAATAGTGGCAGTATTTCAGTAACGAATACCTCTACTCAAAGCACGGCTGATACATCGGCAATATATGCTGTAGGTATATATCAAATTCAAGCAAGCACGCTTAAAACCTTGATCAATACAGCCGCTGGCCAGATCTCTGCAGTGGGAACTAACATTGCAACAGGTAACGCTTATGGTATTTCTAACTTCGGGACTATTGGTCTTAATACCTGTGGGGGTGCGAACGATGATGTAAGTTGTAATGCCGTTGGATTATTAAAAAATAGTGGAGCCATTACTGTTAGTAATAATGGCTTTGGCACCTCCAGAGGGATCAATAACGGCTCTAATGGCAGTGGAATAGCTACTATATATCGTATAGACAACATTGGTACCATTTCTGCTTACGGTAATAGTCACACCATTGCAGACGGTGCTCCATACGGCCCTTATGACGCAATTGGCATTTATAACCATGGTACTGGTTCCTATGTAAATGGTAATTTAATAGGGGCGATCAATAACTCAGGATCAATTACATCGGATCGATATGGCATTCAAAATAACAATGCGGGAAGCATACATTTTATAAATAACACGGGACTAATTAGCATTACCTCTACTGCGAATATAGACGCGGTCACTGCAGGGAATACAAATGTAGCGGCAGGCATTCTCAACGTTGGCAGCACTATAGGAAGTTTGGTCAATAGCGGCAGCATTGGTGTGGATGGCGACAATAGAAATGGAATTATTAATGCCTCGAATAATCTTCAGGGTGGTGCTGCCACTATTACAGTAATTACTAACACGGGTACCATTGCGGGTAGCTCGAGCGGTGGCTATTCGATTGTCAATACGGGCAGCATTGGCACACTTAATAATTCGCAAGGCGCAGGAAATGTATCTGGTGCATTGACTTATTACGGCACTCTTCCAGCTAACTACAACAACATCATCAGCAGTCCGACATCCTTTGGTAGGTTAGCGGTAACCAGTGCCACAGGCACTACTACCTTCGGCATATACTCCGGTTCAACAGTTCGTAATGGCACTTACGCCTCTGTATTAACTGGCATTACTTCTAGCAATCTCATGAGCACCACGGGCACCTATGGCTCTGCTTCTTGGGTGTTAAGTAATAGCTCAGGCAGTATTTGGGATTTGATTATTTCCGGTATTTACACCGGCCCCTCAGTCGCCAACACCAACCAATCCCTCGTTAATGCTGCTAGTACACTACAAGGCACCTACACATTACAAAACTCAGTCTTAGCCAATAGCTTTTCTTATGACTGCAATGTGTTTGGCGCTAATGATGTGTGCGTTTCTGGTGGTGGCCGTAATACTGCTGTATCGGCTGCTAATGGCCTGAATAACACCAGCGCCTTATTAATTGCTGCTTATCGTGCGATGGCTAATGTGCGTGTGGGTGGCTATGCCGATCAGAACTTATCAGTCAATAATGCTGGTGCTGGTATTAACTTGGGCAACAACACACCATTGCTTGGCTTGTTTGCTGCTTGGAATGAAAAGCAGGATGGTACTGGCACAGAAGTTAAAGCATCTCTTGCTTACGGTCAAAAGAACACCACCATGACTCGCGGTGTAGTTGGTTCTGGCGCAACCGCTTCTGAGGCTGGTTCTGGCTCTTCGCAAATCAATAGCCAAGGTGCCCAAGTAACTGCCAAGTATGGCTTTGGCATTACTGACCAAGTAGTGGTTTCTCCATATGTTGGGATTCGTTACACACAAAATAATATGGGTGGTTACACCGAAGGCGCATCAAGCACTGTTACAGCACCACTCTCATATTCAGCACTCAATACCAACGCCACAACTGCTTTAGCTGGCGTTGGCGCTCAATACAAAGGCATTCCACAAACAACCTTGTTTGCTAGTGCTGGTGTAGAGACGGATACCAATACAAGTAATGGTTCATATAACGCAACCAACGCATCGATTGGCGCAATTGCTCCAGTGAACTTCAATCCTAACCCTGTTAAGACTCGTCCAACAGCCATGTTAGGGGCTGGTTATGATGTGGAGAAGAATCAGCGTTTTGGTGTAACTGGTATCTATCGTCAAGAGTCATATCAAGCCACAGCATCAACGACTGTAATGGCTACTTACACGGTGGGTCTCTAA
- a CDS encoding 3'-5' exonuclease, with the protein MHQEQNYFSLDLELNNAQDNSTVNPKIIQVGIAVGNYHDYVNQSLSMYKWFLDPQEPIFEFITQLTGICNQDISDYAVPHEQVAKEIGEIITKRNCFVNPITWGGGDSLELKSEFKDRGISFPHFGRRWIDVKTWYSLHMLAMGKKPSGGLSSGLGSFKLQFEGSPHRADVDALNTLRLFFEILHRHNQIYQLVNDAKALK; encoded by the coding sequence ATGCATCAAGAACAAAACTATTTCTCGCTTGATTTAGAGCTCAATAATGCTCAAGATAATTCCACAGTAAATCCAAAGATCATTCAGGTCGGCATAGCCGTTGGCAATTACCATGACTATGTCAATCAATCCCTATCTATGTATAAATGGTTCTTAGATCCTCAAGAGCCTATTTTTGAGTTCATTACCCAATTAACGGGCATTTGTAATCAGGATATTTCTGACTATGCAGTTCCACATGAACAAGTAGCTAAAGAAATTGGTGAAATTATTACTAAGCGCAATTGCTTTGTTAATCCCATTACCTGGGGCGGTGGCGATTCACTTGAACTGAAATCTGAATTTAAAGATCGAGGTATCAGCTTTCCCCATTTTGGTCGTCGCTGGATCGATGTCAAAACTTGGTATAGCCTGCACATGCTTGCCATGGGCAAAAAACCCAGTGGCGGTCTATCCTCAGGTCTGGGTTCTTTTAAGCTTCAATTTGAAGGCAGCCCACATAGAGCGGATGTTGATGCTCTTAATACCTTGAGGCTTTTCTTTGAAATCCTTCACAGGCACAATCAGATTTATCAACTGGTAAACGATGCCAAGGCCTTGAAATAG
- a CDS encoding M15 family metallopeptidase — MNTKVSSLVADQAAFLIDVSRLIQFATAEGWVITGGELWRSPEQQEIYFKTGRSKTMNSNHLRRCAIDLNFFWNGKLIWDKELIRTVGDYWESLSPKNMWGGNFKGFVDVPHFERVA; from the coding sequence GTGAATACAAAGGTAAGTAGTCTAGTAGCAGATCAAGCAGCCTTTCTAATTGACGTCAGCAGACTAATCCAGTTTGCTACTGCGGAAGGGTGGGTGATTACCGGCGGTGAGCTTTGGCGCTCACCAGAGCAACAAGAAATCTACTTCAAGACCGGTAGATCAAAGACTATGAATAGCAATCACCTAAGACGTTGCGCTATTGATCTGAACTTCTTTTGGAATGGAAAGCTTATCTGGGACAAGGAGCTGATCCGTACGGTGGGTGATTATTGGGAAAGCCTAAGCCCCAAAAATATGTGGGGAGGGAATTTCAAGGGATTTGTGGATGTGCCGCATTTTGAGAGAGTTGCTTGA
- a CDS encoding MarR family winged helix-turn-helix transcriptional regulator, with translation MFEQCLYFNTTSLARQLEREWTSAFKPFGLTPSQAFMLRVVLDKAPLLQSELAKEMNISRPTATRGLDGLERLGLIKRAASARDGREQEIHPTPSATKIKVDLNAASAAVTKRMKKLLGSNEFESVVTQMRTITSALK, from the coding sequence ATGTTTGAACAATGCCTCTATTTCAATACCACCAGCCTAGCTCGTCAGCTTGAGCGGGAATGGACAAGTGCATTTAAACCATTTGGTCTAACGCCATCCCAGGCTTTTATGCTGAGAGTGGTTTTAGATAAAGCCCCGCTACTCCAAAGCGAGTTAGCCAAGGAGATGAATATCAGCCGTCCTACCGCTACTAGGGGCCTAGACGGCCTAGAGAGATTGGGCTTAATTAAACGTGCTGCGTCCGCTAGAGATGGTCGCGAACAAGAGATTCATCCCACCCCTAGCGCTACAAAGATCAAGGTGGACCTAAATGCTGCTAGTGCTGCCGTTACCAAGCGCATGAAGAAGTTATTGGGTAGTAATGAGTTTGAATCCGTTGTAACCCAAATGAGGACTATTACATCAGCCCTGAAGTAA
- a CDS encoding tautomerase family protein: MPILNVKVSGQKNAATTKAIHELLLDLTHRILGKKKEVTAIAIDYVDPECWMVGGKLSSDQNMNSFYFDIKITDETNTKHEKAKYIKEAFEGFARILGNLHEESYIYVQDVRAASYGYGGKTQEYRYHH, from the coding sequence ATGCCCATCTTGAACGTAAAGGTCAGCGGCCAAAAGAATGCTGCCACCACCAAAGCAATACATGAACTACTGTTAGATCTGACTCACCGGATTCTGGGCAAGAAGAAGGAAGTAACTGCAATTGCGATTGACTATGTAGATCCTGAATGCTGGATGGTTGGCGGGAAGCTATCGAGCGATCAAAACATGAATAGCTTTTACTTTGATATCAAGATCACCGATGAAACCAATACCAAGCATGAGAAGGCTAAATACATTAAAGAGGCTTTTGAGGGCTTTGCTCGCATATTAGGCAACCTGCATGAAGAGAGTTATATCTACGTGCAGGATGTAAGGGCTGCCTCTTATGGATATGGTGGAAAGACCCAGGAATATCGATACCATCATTAG
- a CDS encoding Fic family protein, which yields MSTSVDQLPLLLFSSREDKTNAQRISRLARSGRLRQIYRGIYTSDLNSPLEQIIRPNWRQITEYLYPGSVIAYRSAHLCKPDDSGNVFLVSGNRARQIEFPGLTLNILPGPPAVQSRKDSLNDTPYGKLFISSEARRLLENLYSRKGSDLRTMGRPWVESYLSKLCTIRGEHKLNALRDDAKAIAPELGLEVQFKTLNTIVSALMQTGKARSLRAADALARAAGKPYDPDRIEIFETLFSALRKPFPIIEDQAKTGKSAFNFAFFESYFSNYIEGTTFTVEEASEIIFDGKMIPKRNEDSHDVLGTFKAIMEQPFRSKPPKDEDDFLAWLLQCNLQILSSRPDKNPGEWKEQTNQAGNTIFVHPELVKGTLREGFKRVALLEDPFARALMAMFVITEVHPFMDGNGRTARLTMNTYLTQHSASRIIIPTAYREEYLLPLKALSQNNDPDPFIRSMTRAWRWTAGFDYSNFPNLWEKMKVCNAFTDNPSQYQLLDPHDIS from the coding sequence ATGAGCACTTCTGTTGACCAGCTACCCCTCTTGCTTTTTAGTTCAAGAGAAGACAAAACCAACGCCCAGAGAATTTCCCGCTTGGCTAGGTCTGGGCGTTTGCGTCAAATTTATCGCGGCATTTACACCAGCGACCTCAACAGCCCGCTCGAACAAATCATTCGGCCCAATTGGCGGCAAATTACCGAATATCTTTATCCAGGCTCTGTAATAGCTTACCGTTCTGCTCATCTTTGCAAACCAGATGATAGCGGCAATGTATTTTTAGTATCTGGCAATAGAGCACGTCAAATAGAATTTCCGGGGCTGACTCTAAATATCTTGCCAGGTCCTCCTGCAGTTCAATCGCGCAAGGATTCGCTTAACGATACCCCTTATGGAAAACTCTTTATATCCTCGGAGGCTAGGCGGCTGTTAGAGAATCTCTATAGCCGCAAAGGCTCAGATCTTCGCACTATGGGTCGCCCTTGGGTTGAGTCTTATTTAAGCAAGCTATGCACCATTCGTGGTGAACATAAGCTCAATGCACTGCGTGATGATGCTAAAGCTATTGCCCCTGAATTAGGTCTAGAGGTTCAATTTAAAACACTAAACACGATTGTTTCCGCCTTAATGCAAACTGGTAAGGCTCGCTCTTTAAGAGCAGCTGATGCATTAGCGCGCGCAGCTGGTAAGCCTTATGATCCTGATCGCATTGAGATCTTCGAAACTTTGTTTTCTGCTTTAAGAAAGCCTTTTCCCATCATTGAAGATCAGGCAAAAACGGGTAAAAGCGCCTTTAATTTCGCATTCTTTGAATCGTACTTTTCGAACTACATTGAAGGCACTACATTCACCGTCGAAGAGGCCTCCGAGATTATTTTCGATGGGAAGATGATTCCAAAACGAAATGAGGACTCACATGATGTACTTGGTACCTTTAAAGCAATCATGGAGCAACCCTTTCGCTCTAAGCCTCCAAAAGATGAAGATGATTTCTTAGCGTGGCTTTTGCAATGTAATCTCCAAATACTCTCTAGTCGTCCAGATAAAAATCCAGGCGAATGGAAAGAGCAAACTAACCAAGCGGGCAATACCATTTTTGTTCACCCAGAGCTTGTAAAAGGTACTTTGCGCGAAGGATTCAAGCGCGTCGCTTTACTAGAAGACCCTTTTGCGCGCGCATTGATGGCGATGTTTGTTATTACTGAAGTACACCCATTTATGGATGGTAACGGCCGAACTGCGCGCCTAACGATGAATACCTACCTAACTCAACATTCCGCCTCTCGCATCATTATTCCCACAGCTTATCGTGAGGAATATTTACTGCCATTAAAAGCGCTGTCTCAAAATAATGATCCCGATCCTTTCATTCGATCCATGACTCGCGCATGGCGTTGGACCGCTGGATTTGATTATTCGAACTTCCCGAATCTTTGGGAAAAAATGAAGGTTTGCAACGCATTTACAGACAACCCTTCACAGTATCAATTGCTTGATCCTCACGATATAAGCTAA
- a CDS encoding tyrosine-type recombinase/integrase, with product MSSKRDNKQITAGSRKPSFTARGIISVNKPGYHADPENKGLYLQVTKTPNGTARSWIFRFTSPVTLKRREMGIGPIESFSLSNARLKALDLRRQILDGVDPLEQRIARRSKAFEENVHTITFAAAAERCIQAKKVEWSNEKHQDQWTTTIAKFVSPLIGKLRVDHINTSHIVKVLEQDIKNKKGEIEGTFWNVRTETATRVRQRIEVILDWCKAHQYMQGDNPARYQGALSHLLPKASKIKKSVHHPALPFKRIGEFVNELRCHSGFSAYALELLILTASRTSEVIEAQWDEFDFEAKVWTIPAERMKAGKEHRVPLNIRAIEILNQLKTIRVNSYLFPSNIHKEHPLSNMALLAMMRKMPKYVDFVPHGFRSTFRDWAAETTEYSNETVELALAHTIKNKAEAAYRRQDQLDKRAFLMGDWVNYINKNIKQLSQNAAHPQIP from the coding sequence TTGAGTTCTAAGCGAGATAATAAACAGATAACTGCAGGCTCTCGAAAGCCATCTTTCACTGCACGTGGAATTATCTCAGTTAATAAGCCTGGCTACCATGCTGACCCTGAAAATAAAGGTCTATACCTTCAGGTTACAAAAACCCCCAACGGCACCGCTCGAAGCTGGATCTTTCGCTTTACTAGCCCAGTCACTCTTAAACGCCGAGAAATGGGTATTGGCCCAATCGAATCTTTTTCACTATCCAACGCTAGATTGAAGGCTTTAGACCTACGTCGGCAGATACTTGATGGAGTCGATCCTCTAGAGCAAAGAATAGCTAGGCGATCTAAAGCATTCGAGGAAAACGTTCACACCATCACTTTTGCAGCAGCTGCGGAAAGATGTATCCAAGCCAAAAAAGTTGAATGGTCAAATGAAAAGCATCAAGATCAATGGACAACTACGATAGCTAAATTCGTCTCACCGTTAATTGGCAAACTAAGAGTTGATCATATTAATACTAGCCACATAGTGAAAGTTCTTGAGCAAGATATTAAGAACAAGAAAGGTGAAATAGAGGGTACCTTTTGGAATGTGCGTACTGAAACAGCTACCAGAGTTCGGCAGCGGATTGAGGTAATACTAGATTGGTGTAAAGCACATCAATACATGCAAGGTGATAATCCTGCGCGTTATCAAGGTGCTCTATCTCACTTATTGCCTAAAGCAAGCAAGATTAAAAAGAGCGTCCATCACCCTGCCTTGCCTTTTAAGCGCATCGGAGAATTTGTTAATGAATTAAGGTGTCACTCTGGATTCTCGGCATATGCACTTGAGTTGCTTATCCTCACCGCAAGCAGAACAAGCGAGGTAATCGAGGCTCAATGGGATGAGTTTGATTTTGAAGCCAAGGTTTGGACGATTCCAGCCGAGCGCATGAAAGCGGGCAAAGAACATCGCGTTCCACTAAATATTAGAGCTATAGAAATCCTCAATCAACTAAAGACAATCAGAGTGAATTCCTATCTCTTTCCCAGCAATATTCACAAAGAACACCCGCTATCTAATATGGCTCTGCTTGCAATGATGAGAAAGATGCCTAAGTATGTAGACTTCGTGCCGCATGGTTTTAGATCTACATTTCGTGACTGGGCTGCCGAGACTACGGAATACTCAAATGAGACGGTTGAATTAGCTTTAGCGCATACGATCAAAAATAAGGCTGAAGCAGCATATAGAAGGCAAGATCAATTAGATAAACGCGCATTTCTAATGGGGGATTGGGTTAACTATATTAATAAGAATATCAAGCAACTCTCTCAAAATGCGGCACATCCACAAATCCCTTGA
- a CDS encoding metallophosphoesterase, translating into MKIHVLSDLHLEFADFSPALNVADVIVLAGDISLRSEGITWARKSFPNQEIIYVAGNHEFYGSQRVHAIERMRNASTENGIHFLDDDVLQLQDPKSNAPIRFLGATLWTDFLLFGQDLKSKCLSYGELYLNDFRAIRDGGRNFSPKKSIQLHEKSLAWLQQELERPFDGKTVVVTHHLPSMGSVAERYKQDLLSACFSSELAHLFGKMSLWIHGHTHDSCDYEMNGTRVVCNPRGYVRSNHAENPEFNPSLIVEI; encoded by the coding sequence ATGAAAATTCATGTACTAAGTGATTTGCATTTAGAATTTGCCGACTTTTCACCTGCATTGAATGTGGCAGATGTTATTGTCCTGGCCGGTGATATTAGCCTGCGCTCCGAGGGTATAACTTGGGCTAGAAAATCGTTTCCGAATCAAGAGATTATTTATGTGGCTGGCAATCATGAGTTCTATGGTTCCCAGCGTGTTCACGCCATTGAACGGATGAGGAACGCATCCACTGAGAACGGAATTCATTTTCTAGATGATGATGTGCTGCAACTACAGGATCCAAAATCAAATGCCCCCATCCGCTTCTTGGGAGCTACGTTATGGACTGACTTTTTATTATTTGGTCAGGATCTGAAGTCTAAATGCTTATCGTATGGCGAGCTTTACTTAAATGACTTTAGAGCAATACGCGATGGAGGAAGAAATTTTTCCCCGAAAAAATCGATTCAATTACATGAAAAATCATTGGCTTGGCTACAGCAGGAGCTAGAGAGACCATTTGATGGCAAGACAGTGGTGGTTACGCACCATCTACCCTCAATGGGCTCAGTTGCAGAGCGCTATAAGCAAGATTTATTGTCCGCCTGCTTTTCTTCGGAGTTGGCGCACCTCTTTGGCAAGATGTCTCTATGGATTCATGGGCATACGCATGATTCCTGCGATTATGAAATGAATGGCACTAGGGTGGTTTGTAATCCTCGCGGTTATGTTCGATCTAACCACGCCGAAAACCCAGAATTTAATCCATCGCTTATTGTTGAAATCTAG
- a CDS encoding phage major capsid protein — protein sequence MPISNTDLQELAKVSLDEYLRNLPVDQIAVERPFLKKLMEGRKSLLGAKQNVVENIRKEHGSNFSWAFGEETVKFNKRNTTEQASFPWRRAVDGLYIDYDRLFSNGIKVREGGARGFQLEYNERVQLINLLDEQLEVLREGFLNKLDLELHRDGSHGADAVVGLDSLVSLAPDAGTVGGIDRAKASYWRNYAVKDIASTSPGNLVGEMETAWRQCIKHGGSPDFIIAGGKFIDTYRKQVTVTHIAGSGETKYIDAGVGAGVNTGLAFKGVEIIWDPQFDELDAMANRTVEWSKRCYFLNTRFMKLRDDDLDIVAPIRPHDTLAMYAMVNLRCALSISRANAHAVLAIQ from the coding sequence ATGCCAATTTCAAATACAGACTTGCAAGAGTTAGCTAAGGTTTCCTTGGATGAGTACTTGCGCAACCTACCAGTCGATCAAATTGCGGTAGAAAGACCTTTTCTTAAAAAACTTATGGAAGGGCGAAAGAGCCTATTGGGCGCAAAGCAGAACGTTGTCGAGAATATCCGCAAAGAACATGGCAGTAACTTTAGCTGGGCCTTTGGCGAGGAGACGGTCAAGTTCAATAAACGCAATACGACTGAGCAAGCCTCATTCCCCTGGCGTAGAGCAGTCGATGGCCTCTATATTGACTATGACCGCCTATTTAGCAATGGCATCAAAGTGCGTGAAGGCGGGGCTCGAGGTTTTCAGCTCGAATACAACGAGCGTGTACAACTCATCAACCTCTTGGATGAGCAACTTGAAGTCTTGAGGGAGGGCTTTCTGAATAAGTTAGACCTAGAACTACACCGTGACGGCTCACACGGCGCAGATGCGGTAGTAGGTCTAGATAGTTTGGTGAGCTTAGCCCCTGATGCTGGCACCGTAGGCGGTATAGATCGAGCCAAAGCAAGCTACTGGCGTAATTACGCCGTCAAAGATATTGCCTCAACATCCCCAGGGAACCTAGTGGGCGAAATGGAAACAGCCTGGCGCCAATGTATTAAGCATGGCGGTAGCCCTGATTTCATCATTGCGGGTGGCAAGTTTATTGATACCTATCGCAAACAAGTGACAGTGACCCATATCGCAGGATCAGGTGAAACCAAGTACATCGATGCTGGCGTGGGTGCAGGAGTGAACACAGGCCTAGCCTTTAAAGGTGTAGAGATCATCTGGGATCCGCAGTTTGACGAACTTGATGCCATGGCCAATAGAACGGTGGAGTGGAGTAAGCGCTGCTATTTCCTCAACACTCGCTTTATGAAGCTAAGGGATGACGACTTAGACATCGTTGCCCCAATTCGTCCGCACGATACCTTGGCTATGTACGCCATGGTGAACCTACGCTGCGCCTTATCTATCTCACGTGCAAATGCCCATGCGGTATTGGCAATTCAATGA